The DNA window CCCGCTGCAGGCGCCCTGGGGCTACGACTACCGGGCAGAGGTGAGGACCCGCATCCCGCAGCTGCAGGTCCTGGATGACGTGCCAGCCGCACACATGGGCGCGCCAGGCTCCCGGAAGCTGGACCAGGACTGGTTCGTGGTGAAGGAGGCCATCAAGGAGGGCAGCGGCTTGGACAGCCTGCTCCCGGGGCTGGGTACGGCGGCCACTCACCTGCCCTTGGCAAGGGCTGCCCCACCCAGCCAGGAGATCTTACCGACCCCAGAAGAGGCTGCCACCCCCTGCTGTCCCCAGGAAGAGGGCCCTGTACCCCCGGCACCCCCACAGGCCTTTCAGAATTGAACAGCCACATTTCACAACCCTTCTCAGCCTTGACTTTTTGCCCCCAGAGCCCTGCATACCTGCCCCCAGGCCAGAATACCCTCCCTGTGAGCAGTGGCTGGTGGGCACGGGCCTCCAGAGGAGACGTGCGCTGGGTGGCCGGGGCCCCTGGTTTGTGGACAGTCTCGGGGGGCTCGTGGGCCGGCTGGCCGGTGCGTGCTTCCACGGCCTCTGATTCTGACCCTCGGGTAGATCATCCCCACGGAGCTCCTGTTCCAAGACTCGGCTCCCAGCTCTCCTTGCCTGAGACCCAGCCCCGGAACTCCAGGACAGGGCCCCTCTCCCTGTTGGCCACTGGAGGTCCCCTGCCTGGAGGCCGGCTTCCCAAGGACCCAGCTCCACAGGATGACACCAGTAACCTCACCCACGGTAACTAACCCACCTCTGCACAAAGCTGACGATGGAGCCCCTCAGCCCCAAGGCAGACCCAGCCACCCCTTCTTCTTCAGGTGCCAGCAGAGTCCTCTGCGGAAACCCCACCAAAGGCCTGCGGGAGCGTCGACAGCACTGCCAGGTGTGCCTTGTCTCCCCCGACTAGGTCACGACTGCAATGCTACCACAGGGGACTGCTGTGCTGGCCTGGCGGTGCCCTGGCCTATCGTCCCTGCTGGCCAggggccccagcccccactcccaacACCTTCCACAGCCAGATGAGTCCTGCCTTCAGGGtaccccccaccagccccctcgAAGGCTGtgcctccagccccttctctcctcAGGCCCAGGCAGCTCTGGAGCATCTGGCCCCGCAGGAGGACCCGGCTGCCAGTACCTCCCCAGGGCCTGAGCCTGCGGACAGCAGTGACCTCCTGGCCTTGGCTAGGCTCCGGGCCCGAAGGGAGCTTCACCTTTGGTGGGTGCCCCTACTGGCCCCCAGCCCTACCACTGCATGTCCCAGTTTGGTGGGAAGTCATGGCTGGGCGCTGCCTTGGTACCTAGGACGGCTGGAGGAGCTGGCCTTGGGAGCCTGAGGCTGGGGGTCCATCCCCAGGCACACTCATTTGGGAATGGCCCTAAGGGCAGGGCTgcatcccctcccctctccagtcCCCTTCCCAGCAGGTGCCTGGAGTCCCAGCAGGAAAGTGCCACAGCCTCCTGGGACCCACGGAGGGGCCTTGAAGAACGAGAGGACAAATCTAGGCCCAGGACCCCCTCCGGACCCCTCTGCCTGGCCACAGGTACTGAGTGCCCAGACCAGCACGCGTCAGCTCGGCCCTTCCTCAGCTGGGCCTGAGAGGGGCCCTAATGGGGAGGTCCGCTCCTAATGGTGGGGGGCTCACAGTCAAAAGGCCCTAATCCCAAGTCCTCCTCCCCTGAACCCACGAGATAAAAATGCCCCAGGGGCGGGATGGAAGGGGGTATGAGCAGGGGACCTGGATTGAAAGAGAGGGCAGGGTGGGAATGAGTGCCCAGGACAGGCCCGCTGGGCACAGGCCAACGGAGGGGAAAGGCCATCAGATGGGCCAGGAGACTGAGGCAGGGAGGgtgctgcccttcccctgcacacaGGGCCAGTGCTGGGCCCAGGATGCGAGACGTCCTTCGAGGAACAAATACAGGCGGAGCTGTAGAGGCCTCAGGCAACAAGGcctgggaggcttcctggaggaagggtcTGAACTGATGGGTGTAACTGAGGGGGCGCGCCTGGGGAACAGGGGCAGCGAGTAGGTGCGTAGGCTTAGAGGTTGACTGGATGACTCTCCCGTGGGTTGGGGAGTCAAAGGGCCTGGATGGAGAAGGCACAGGACAGACAaagcctctgcccttccctacgtGGGCTTGTGCCTGGGCCCAGAGGGGtagagggggtggggctggctgggAGAGCGGTCACCTACAGTGAGGggcccaggggtggggaggcgggggcAGGTAGTGGTAACAGATGGTGAGGACTCAGAGACGGAGGGGTGCCCAGGCCTCCCCCTCCAGGCCAGGTCAGGGGAAGCACTCAGGGGTCATGGCCACCCTGCCCGGTCTGCCCTGAGGCGGGTGCCAGGGCCTCACGCTATAGCAGAGGATTAGGAACTGGCCCAGGGCCACTCTTGGTGATACAACTCAGTGACCCAAAGCCAGAGCCCAGGCTTTGTGGCCTCTGCACGCCCAGGAGTGGGTGTGGCCCCAGCGAGGGTCAGAAGTCACAAGGCTGCAGAGCCACAGCCACCCAGGGGGGCAAGGGAAGTGGAGGAGAAGGGTGCTGCTGCGAGGGGGTGACGGGCTGGGGGAGGAGCCTCAGGGGACACCGCCACCTTGCTGTGGTGACCCCCGCCCCACCTAGTCATTTCTGTGGGGCCCCTTGTCTGACAAgctctctttccttgttttccagAGCCTTCTAGGACCTTGGGCTGTAACCTGATCCCCTCTCCCCCTAAGTTCCCCATGCCATCTGAGTCCAGCAATAGCTCCTGGGGGTCCGCAGACCTGCAGTTCAGGAGGCGTAGGCTCAGAGCCTTAGGCAGCTTGAGGCCTGGCCTGGGTCAGGGGCTAGCTGCGGTGATGGCTCTGAGAACCCTGGAAATGACTGCAGGCCCAAACCCTGGAGCCCGAGCATGTCCAGGCCCAAAGCCAGCCCCAGATCCAGCAGCCAGACCCCCAGGCCCCCCGTGTGTGCCGCACCTGAACCCTATCACCCCAGCCCAATCCCACCCCTAGTGTAACCCCCCAGCCACTGCCAAGCTGGCCTGGACTGCGGGCCAAGGAGCCCCAGTGTGGTGGTGGGAACCCCATGTGAACCCTGGCCTTATGGAACCCAGAGCATCCTGGGGagtgtgttgggggtgggaaaTAGGCTTGACATAAGAGAGACCCTTCTtggtggaggggagtggggggttgGGATTGCTGGCAGTGGGCACAAGGAAGAGTCCAGAATAGAGGAACCCAGTTCCCCCCGctgcccctctgcccactccTTCTATGGGGCCTGGCCTTCCCAGGAGGAGTGGTCAGAGCTCGGGCTCGGAAGACACAGGCTGGGCCCAGGCCGAGGTGGCTGGAGTGCAGCCagcaccctccccccaaccctgggGGATTTGTGCGGGTCCTTGCCCACGCAGGGGCCGGGCGGCCAGCGCCCTTCCCTTGGGGCAGCACACTCTGAAACCAAACGAATCCTCTCTAAGGACTCTCAGGTACATAAATGCGGTTTACTTCGTAGGCGACGTTGGTTCAATAAATTGTGCAGATGGCACTGCTGGCCTCCCACGACTTTCTCCCAGCGCGGCCCCTCGGCCCTGGGCGCCCGCTCGCGCGCTGCCCCCTACACCCGAGTGTTTGGTACCGCGGTGAGCGGCGGGCAGGGGAGGAAGCGGAAGCCGAATCTGCTCTCGGCAGTGCTCTGCACCGACAGCGCTACCATCGGGCAGCCCCGGTCCACGCTCTTCCGGCAcacctgggggggcggggcctgagcggcgcgggggcggggccgggagcCCGCCCCCGCCCATGGGCGCGCGCTCTGCTGGACCCCGTGCTCCTTCCTGGCTCCGCCGTCCTGCAGGCGCAGCCTGGCCTCTGCGAGGGACAGTGACAGGATGGGGTCGGGCCGGACTCCCATCCCCGCCGGCCCGCCCGCCCCCCGCGTCCCCGTGTGCTCACCGGGCAAGGCGGGCAGGAGCTCCTGCGTGCGAGCCTCGGGCCGCGCTGGCACCTCTCGCGGGCGGAAGAGCTTGCTGCTGCTCCGCTGCGGTGAGAGGCCCCGCGTCCTGGTGGGGCAGGAGGGTCGTGAGGTCCGGGGCAGTCCTGGAGgggaaggggcctggggaggcGGGGAACCAGGGGGTGAGGACGGGACCTGGGAAGGCGGGTGGTGGTCCTGCACGGGAACCGGTCTGGAGAGCGGCCCCAGAGGGGACTAGACCCGAAGCAAGGGAACGGTCCTTAGCAGGGAATCTGGGGGGTCGGTTTTTgcgggggtggggcctgggaggaAGCGGAGACCGAGGGACCCGCAGTGCCCACCCGGGCCTCCAGCGTCCGGCTCGGGCCTCCCGCACCCTGCCCGCGCGCGAGTGTTCAGGCCCACGCCTCTGCTCCCTGGGGTTGGCCCGGAGCCCGGCCTCTGAGAGCGGGAAGCAGTCTATGGACAAGTCGGTGTTGTCAGCGAAGATCCTCGGGACCGGGGTCACGCAGTGGGGGGCCGGGTGCTCGCTCAGGACCTGCGGGACCCGCCGGGAGGGGCGCAGTGGTCACCTCCAGCCTACGGGGCTCTCCgcccaccccatcccctgctGAGACGCACCCTGACCTCGCCCTTGGGGTTCAGGAGGAGAGTCACACATCCCCGGCTGGAGTGGAAGTGGACGGGCTCCCGGCCCGAGGATGACGGTGGCGGCTGCTTGGTGCTGGCAGGCCCCTCGCCCCAAACCTGGTGGACAATGCGGGCGGGAGGTGAGGGGCGGTGGGGGCCGGAGCAGAGGCCACAAGGGCTCGCGGGGAGCGGGGCGCACCGTAACGTGGCGCCGGGGCTCCAGCCGCGTGCCGGGCGGGAAGCGGTACATGCACACCGGAAAGCCGTGCAGGAGCTGACGCAGAGTGAGGCCGCCCAGGTTGGCAGTCTCCTCTAGCGACTGATTGAGGATGCGCACGTATCTCTCCTTGCTGCTCACGGCCACAATCTTCAGGCAGGAGCTTGGTGGGCTGGGCGGGGTAGCAGGGATGGTAGAGGCACTGCAGAGAGGCTTGGGCACCTCTCTCCCGGGGTCCTGCTAGGAGGCCACCCCTGCTGTGACTCCCCCCCTACCCCCGTGTCACCCCCTCACCTCCCATGGAGGTGCTGTCTGCGATGCCCGAGCTCTGATTCTACACAAAACTCCCTTGTCAGGACCACCTTACTAGGCCGGTTCCAGGGATCCAGGGGGAGACCTGTGGGAAAGGAGACCCCCATATGGAGCATCCTCTGGTGACATCTAATGCGAGGTCAGACTGACCTGCAGCGCTCTGAGGATGCACGTGGGAGAGGAACAGCTCCAGGGCTCCGACCCAGAGCAGGAGGGACGGCCCTGGAGGCTAAGGGAAGAAGAGATGGACAGCTCCAagtactggggtgggggtggcagggagggg is part of the Suricata suricatta isolate VVHF042 chromosome 11, meerkat_22Aug2017_6uvM2_HiC, whole genome shotgun sequence genome and encodes:
- the LRRC56 gene encoding leucine-rich repeat-containing protein 56 isoform X5; this translates as MSQAGIPQRALAQVDDLRLVTMLEMCVSTRESSLGNFAHGPEVASRTQQPSIGRGQGAPVSLEGAERDLGTSLGHLQVLWLACCGLMDLDGIGCFPALKELYVSYNNVSDLSPLCLLEQLEVLDLEGNSVEDLEQVRYLQLCPRLATLTLEGNLMCLRPGPGASNQAPWGYDYRAEVRTRIPQLQVLDDVPAAHMGAPGSRKLDQDWFVVKEAIKEGSGLDSLLPGLDHPHGAPVPRLGSQLSLPETQPRNSRTGPLSLLATGGPLPGGRLPKDPAPQDDTSNLTHGASRVLCGNPTKGLRERRQHCQAQAALEHLAPQEDPAASTSPGPEPADSSDLLALARLRARRELHLCPLPSRCLESQQESATASWDPRRGLEEREDKSRPRTPSGPLCLATEPSRTLGCNLIPSPPKFPMPSESSNSSWGSADLQFRRRRLRALGSLRPGLGQGLAAVMALRTLEMTAGPNPGARACPGPKPAPDPAARPPGPPCVPHLNPITPAQSHP
- the LRRC56 gene encoding leucine-rich repeat-containing protein 56 isoform X7, with the protein product MDFAVVVTLPCAPAAGLLGHAELTSLGLDLGTSLGHLQVLWLACCGLMDLDGIGCFPALKELYVSYNNVSDLSPLCLLEQLEVLDLEGNSVEDLEQVRYLQLCPRLATLTLEGNLMCLRPGPGASNQAPWGYDYRAEVRTRIPQLQVLDDVPAAHMGAPGSRKLDQDWFVVKEAIKEGSGLDSLLPGLDHPHGAPVPRLGSQLSLPETQPRNSRTGPLSLLATGGPLPGGRLPKDPAPQDDTSNLTHGASRVLCGNPTKGLRERRQHCQAQAALEHLAPQEDPAASTSPGPEPADSSDLLALARLRARRELHLCPLPSRCLESQQESATASWDPRRGLEEREDKSRPRTPSGPLCLATEPSRTLGCNLIPSPPKFPMPSESSNSSWGSADLQFRRRRLRALGSLRPGLGQGLAAVMALRTLEMTAGPNPGARACPGPKPAPDPAARPPGPPCVPHLNPITPAQSHP
- the LRRC56 gene encoding leucine-rich repeat-containing protein 56 isoform X6, with translation MLEMCVSTRESSLGNFAHGPEVASRTQQPSIGRGQGAPVSLEGAERDLGTSLGHLQVLWLACCGLMDLDGIGCFPALKELYVSYNNVSDLSPLCLLEQLEVLDLEGNSVEDLEQVRYLQLCPRLATLTLEGNLMCLRPGPGASNQAPWGYDYRAEVRTRIPQLQVLDDVPAAHMGAPGSRKLDQDWFVVKEAIKEGSGLDSLLPGLDHPHGAPVPRLGSQLSLPETQPRNSRTGPLSLLATGGPLPGGRLPKDPAPQDDTSNLTHGASRVLCGNPTKGLRERRQHCQAQAALEHLAPQEDPAASTSPGPEPADSSDLLALARLRARRELHLCPLPSRCLESQQESATASWDPRRGLEEREDKSRPRTPSGPLCLATEPSRTLGCNLIPSPPKFPMPSESSNSSWGSADLQFRRRRLRALGSLRPGLGQGLAAVMALRTLEMTAGPNPGARACPGPKPAPDPAARPPGPPCVPHLNPITPAQSHP
- the LRRC56 gene encoding leucine-rich repeat-containing protein 56 isoform X2, giving the protein MDQAWDKARGPWPSTAAVRVRELSWQGLHNPCPQSKDPGSPRGGPGKQLVEERLSPAQLRALAQVDDLRLVTMLEMCVSTRESSLGNFGVHLPNLTQLKLNGSCLGSVRDLGTSLGHLQVLWLACCGLMDLDGIGCFPALKELYVSYNNVSDLSPLCLLEQLEVLDLEGNSVEDLEQVRYLQLCPRLATLTLEGNLMCLRPGPGASNQAPWGYDYRAEVRTRIPQLQVLDDVPAAHMGAPGSRKLDQDWFVVKEAIKEGSGLDSLLPGLDHPHGAPVPRLGSQLSLPETQPRNSRTGPLSLLATGGPLPGGRLPKDPAPQDDTSNLTHGASRVLCGNPTKGLRERRQHCQAQAALEHLAPQEDPAASTSPGPEPADSSDLLALARLRARRELHLCPLPSRCLESQQESATASWDPRRGLEEREDKSRPRTPSGPLCLATEPSRTLGCNLIPSPPKFPMPSESSNSSWGSADLQFRRRRLRALGSLRPGLGQGLAAVMALRTLEMTAGPNPGARACPGPKPAPDPAARPPGPPCVPHLNPITPAQSHP
- the LMNTD2 gene encoding lamin tail domain-containing protein 2 isoform X2; this encodes MAPEPCQEPEKAKKEAPLSLVDQELVSGHPEPPADTPKDPVAPACLPDTKPSSTPAVFSINLQLAPESLDPRTLQLLWGQRELEIQALRWTIHNRRDARHCHILYEVAGLPAERSSCSQEKFLQNQVQKLTLELKEQKEQAQLDKSQLEERLQQAVNTIQRLETELQAFQRSCLLQLDGSSWVGRVLRSCTGSVEVVTAETLMDSSDLSENDQVPSTKEGFQPKDADWNNIAQRAPSLLSNIKSNSDQKPTSDQWGSELHGEHVERHLKSVEWSSLPFVDTSSSGGTGSDSSSGRPAAPYPMRKVTRRPPCTPGRGSELTEPHWRSLRSEMQAQPEGLPLDPWNRPSKVVLTREFCVESELGHRRQHLHGSPPSSCLKIVAVSSKERYVRILNQSLEETANLGGLTLRQLLHGFPVCMYRFPPGTRLEPRRHVTVWGEGPASTKQPPPSSSGREPVHFHSSRGCVTLLLNPKGEVRVLSEHPAPHCVTPVPRIFADNTDLSIDCFPLSEAGLRANPREQRRGPEHSRAGRDAGPLTAAEQQQALPPARGASAARGSHAGAPARLARGQAAPAGRRSQEGARGPAERAPMGGGGLPAPPPRRSGPAPPGVPEERGPGLPDGSAVGAEHCREQIRLPLPPLPAAHRGTKHSGVGGSARAGAQGRGAALGESRGRPAVPSAQFIEPTSPTK
- the LRRC56 gene encoding leucine-rich repeat-containing protein 56 isoform X3; its protein translation is MDQAWDKARGPWPSTAAVRVRELSWQGLHNPCPQSKDPGSPRGGPGKQLVEERLSPAQLRALAQVDDLRLVTMLEMCVSTRESSLGNFAHGPEVASRTQQPSIGRGQGAPVSLEGAERDLGTSLGHLQVLWLACCGLMDLDGIGCFPALKELYVSYNNVSDLSPLCLLEQLEVLDLEGNSVEDLEQVRYLQLCPRLATLTLEGNLMCLRPGPGASNQLQVLDDVPAAHMGAPGSRKLDQDWFVVKEAIKEGSGLDSLLPGLDHPHGAPVPRLGSQLSLPETQPRNSRTGPLSLLATGGPLPGGRLPKDPAPQDDTSNLTHGASRVLCGNPTKGLRERRQHCQAQAALEHLAPQEDPAASTSPGPEPADSSDLLALARLRARRELHLCPLPSRCLESQQESATASWDPRRGLEEREDKSRPRTPSGPLCLATEPSRTLGCNLIPSPPKFPMPSESSNSSWGSADLQFRRRRLRALGSLRPGLGQGLAAVMALRTLEMTAGPNPGARACPGPKPAPDPAARPPGPPCVPHLNPITPAQSHP
- the LRRC56 gene encoding leucine-rich repeat-containing protein 56 isoform X1; amino-acid sequence: MDQAWDKARGPWPSTAAVRVRELSWQGLHNPCPQSKDPGSPRGGPGKQLVEERLSPAQLRALAQVDDLRLVTMLEMCVSTRESSLGNFAHGPEVASRTQQPSIGRGQGAPVSLEGAERDLGTSLGHLQVLWLACCGLMDLDGIGCFPALKELYVSYNNVSDLSPLCLLEQLEVLDLEGNSVEDLEQVRYLQLCPRLATLTLEGNLMCLRPGPGASNQAPWGYDYRAEVRTRIPQLQVLDDVPAAHMGAPGSRKLDQDWFVVKEAIKEGSGLDSLLPGLDHPHGAPVPRLGSQLSLPETQPRNSRTGPLSLLATGGPLPGGRLPKDPAPQDDTSNLTHGASRVLCGNPTKGLRERRQHCQAQAALEHLAPQEDPAASTSPGPEPADSSDLLALARLRARRELHLCPLPSRCLESQQESATASWDPRRGLEEREDKSRPRTPSGPLCLATEPSRTLGCNLIPSPPKFPMPSESSNSSWGSADLQFRRRRLRALGSLRPGLGQGLAAVMALRTLEMTAGPNPGARACPGPKPAPDPAARPPGPPCVPHLNPITPAQSHP
- the LMNTD2 gene encoding lamin tail domain-containing protein 2 isoform X3 yields the protein MPAGHQAQLHAGGLLHQPALLWGQRELEIQALRWTIHNRRDARHCHILYEVAGLPAERSSCSQEKFLQNQVQKLTLELKEQKEQAQLDKSQLEERLQQAVNTIQRLETELQAFQRSCLLQLDGSSWVGRVLRSCTGSVEVVTAETLMDSSDLSENDQVPSTKEVSKAPMCFHGSAALWEGRATFLLLSGQGFQPKDADWNNIAQRAPSLLSNIKSNSDQKPTSDQWGSELHGEHVERHLKSVEWSSLPFVDTSSSGGTGSDSSSGRPAAPYPMRKVTRRPPCTPGRGSELTEPHWRSLRSEMQAQPEGLPLDPWNRPSKVVLTREFCVESELGHRRQHLHGSPPSSCLKIVAVSSKERYVRILNQSLEETANLGGLTLRQLLHGFPVCMYRFPPGTRLEPRRHVTVWGEGPASTKQPPPSSSGREPVHFHSSRGCVTLLLNPKGEVRVLSEHPAPHCVTPVPRIFADNTDLSIDCFPLSEAGLRANPREQRRGPEHSRAGRDAGPLTAAEQQQALPPARGASAARGSHAGAPARLARGQAAPAGRRSQEGARGPAERAPMGGGGLPAPPPRRSGPAPPGVPEERGPGLPDGSAVGAEHCREQIRLPLPPLPAAHRGTKHSGVGGSARAGAQGRGAALGESRGRPAVPSAQFIEPTSPTK
- the LRRC56 gene encoding leucine-rich repeat-containing protein 56 isoform X4; amino-acid sequence: MVGKGSCLQRALAQVDDLRLVTMLEMCVSTRESSLGNFAHGPEVASRTQQPSIGRGQGAPVSLEGAERDLGTSLGHLQVLWLACCGLMDLDGIGCFPALKELYVSYNNVSDLSPLCLLEQLEVLDLEGNSVEDLEQVRYLQLCPRLATLTLEGNLMCLRPGPGASNQAPWGYDYRAEVRTRIPQLQVLDDVPAAHMGAPGSRKLDQDWFVVKEAIKEGSGLDSLLPGLDHPHGAPVPRLGSQLSLPETQPRNSRTGPLSLLATGGPLPGGRLPKDPAPQDDTSNLTHGASRVLCGNPTKGLRERRQHCQAQAALEHLAPQEDPAASTSPGPEPADSSDLLALARLRARRELHLCPLPSRCLESQQESATASWDPRRGLEEREDKSRPRTPSGPLCLATEPSRTLGCNLIPSPPKFPMPSESSNSSWGSADLQFRRRRLRALGSLRPGLGQGLAAVMALRTLEMTAGPNPGARACPGPKPAPDPAARPPGPPCVPHLNPITPAQSHP